One Megalops cyprinoides isolate fMegCyp1 chromosome 17, fMegCyp1.pri, whole genome shotgun sequence DNA window includes the following coding sequences:
- the LOC118792481 gene encoding signal recognition particle 14 kDa protein-like, with the protein MVLLENDSFLTELTRLFQKCRTSGSVYITLKKYDGRTKPMPRKGNPETFEPVDNKCIVRATDGKKKISTVVSTKEVIKFQMAYSNLLRAHIDGLKKKDKKSKSKKTKATQ; encoded by the exons ATGGTACTTCTGGAAAACGATTCG TTTTTGACAGAGCTGACACGACTGTTTCAAAAGTGCCGAACCTCGGGCAGCGTTTACATCACACTAAAGAAAT ATGATGGGAGGACTAAACCGATGCCACGGAAAGGAAACCCAGAAACCTTTGAGCCAGTGGACAACAAATGCATCGTACGTGCGACAGACGGCAAAAAAAAGATCAGCACAGTG GTGAGCACCAAAGAAGTAATCAAGTTCCAGATG GCATACTCCAACCTGCTGAGGGCGCACATCGATGGActcaaaaagaaagacaaaaagagcAAAAGCAAGAAGACCAAAGCCACGCAGTGA